In Salvia miltiorrhiza cultivar Shanhuang (shh) chromosome 4, IMPLAD_Smil_shh, whole genome shotgun sequence, the DNA window CTGGACGTATATGTTTGATATGCAACATTAAATTATCGAAATACCAACTTGGCTGATTGGTAGCCTCCATTACAACCAACACTATAATTTGAATGCCCTATTTTGCCCTTAAATTCCATTTGTAAAATACTGAAATACCCTCACATGTCACTAGGTCATTATAGCGGGAAAATCCGCCCCATTTTTCTTTGTTAAATAGGAATTCCCCCCATTTTTCATTCACTGCTCATGGAGGCAACACAGACCTCGGCGCCAAGTTGAATAACAGAGAAGAAGAATCTGCAACGGGGCATTTGTCGCTGCTTATCGGGGTAGGGATTTTGGGCACTTGTCGCTGCTTATCGGGTAGGGATTTTTCGTCTGTTCGACACATCCATGGCAAGCAATGCGAGGCAACAAGGTTAGTTCGGGTGTACAAGGGAAATTTTGTTACGGTATCTTGAGGTTACCTATGGTTTATGGAGCAATTTCTTTGTATATGACGCCTTCGTGTGTAGAGTTTTGCTTACCTATCGGTAGTTGTTGGGTCGTCTTTATAGATTTCTCCTTATTCTGTGAATAATCTGGAATTTTTCGATATGAATCATGTGATGTTGtatttgtggacaaaaaaaatgattgagTGTACAGCGTGTTTGAGCCCCGACAGCCAACCCTCTTTTTGTGCCCTCACCATTTGCAAGCTTGTGGTCGATTTTGCGTTACGTGCCTTTGCATGGCGCAAATTGAAAAGTTCTCGGGCGTTTTGTGGTCTAGCAGCAAGAGCACCCCATTCTTTGAGATGATATCTAACGCTTTTGTACGGTGCCAaaaagccttcacaatttgcgtAGCCGTTATCGCACAGGTAGTAATTGCCTACGAGCACATACAATTTAACaaaaagagaattaataaaataaatatcacAATTAATGCAGCTTGAATTAACCGTTTGTAATGATAACTAGTCTCTTTGATTACCCTTAGGTACTCTGAACCCATGAACCCTCGTGAGTGCATCGCGCAAGACTCTAGAATCCGCGGCGGAACCTTTCCATCCAGGGAGAACATACACAAACTGTAGGTGTTGATCGCACACCGCCAATGTGTTAGTTGCAATCTGTCCCTTCTGGGTTCTATATCGCGGTTTATCCTTGTTTGGCACCATAACATCGATGTAGGTGTCATCCAGTGCCCCTAAGCAGCCCTGACAACGTAATGACAAAAGAGTGCATTAGCAATTCACTCAATTGGCAGTAGAATGTAAAATGAGATTGAATCATGTGcaaagtaaattaaaaaaatatacataaactATATAGTTTACCTTAAACCATCCCCATCTAGAATCTATGCACTCTTCATCGACCGGCTTTGGTTTAACGAGAAGTAGCACGTGTAAAGACAAGATAGCTTTCAAGACAACGTGTACGTAGTGTGATACCGTCTGCCCGGAACGCCAAAAATTGAACCTAACCACGCGGTTTTTTTTATGATGGGCTAGGACCGACAGGAACATGGCTACTTGTTCCTCTACGGTAACGAACCTGCCATTCCTCATGCCTGCCAGTTGCCGTAACAATTGGCACAACCGACCGAATGTGTTGCGATCCATTCTTAAATTAACTATGCAGTCAACATCACTAAAATTTATCATCCTATCTAAGTGCTTAATTTGATCAGGCATACGCTGTATCAAAGCAAAGGGTTCAACCGTTGAACTACGTTTCCTCTTGCGGGACCTAACTGTGGCTACATGATGGACAACTACGGCCAGTTGCGACATAAGATTAAGCAGTATTTCTTCAACCATGGAATACATGTATGCTCTTAAACGACATTGTGATTGCATTTTGACGAACACACACTACACAGAGCCCAGTAACTGCTGCAACACAAAGAAGGGATGCCTCACTAAATAAATGCACAATTGTGCAGCCATATACACAACAACATTGAAATCATAAAAAATGCATTTAGCAACTCATCATACTACACTATCACAACATATCAACCAACACCAACATAATCACGATTCAACAAGCCACCAAAACTGTATCGATGAACATTACACATTGCACCAGCACAAGCATCgccaaatattttatataaatgtaGCATAACctctatgaaaaaaaattatgttaaacATACATGCCCTCTATACTCAAATCCCTGACTTCAGATGGTAACTTCACAATTATCGATAGGAAAACTCCACAAATCATTCAACAACACTCTCAAATGCCAGAAAGGAGCAACAAATTCATGTTATTTACAAGTAAATGATGGAAAAACAAGTTTTCAGTTTGCTCAGATACCCAGGTAACGAACGGTGAGCACCATTTCGACTTACCTGATGAGTAAATTCAATCAGTAAACCACAAATCTGGAATTGGGTTCACAGACACGACAAAGATTATACGTAGGATGGAATTCCTGCCGAAAACCAACAGCAAagtgaattaaaaataaatcgcaGTCACATTTAAAACCCAATTAACAAAAGATATCAAAATCGGGTAACCCCTTCTTTGTTTGCAATAAAATTGGTATGTAAAAAAACCATAGATAGATGCGTGTGTGCTGGGTGAAAAATGAAATCGCCGAATTTGCACAAAGAAACACCAATTCGCACCTGACTCTAGCTTC includes these proteins:
- the LOC131023340 gene encoding uncharacterized protein LOC131023340 — protein: MQSQCRLRAYMYSMVEEILLNLMSQLAVVVHHVATVRSRKRKRSSTVEPFALIQRMPDQIKHLDRMINFSDVDCIVNLRMDRNTFGRLCQLLRQLAGMRNGRFVTVEEQVAMFLSVLAHHKKNRVVRFNFWRSGQTVSHYVHVVLKAILSLHVLLLVKPKPVDEECIDSRWGWFKGCLGALDDTYIDVMVPNKDKPRYRTQKGQIATNTLAVCDQHLQFVYVLPGWKGSAADSRVLRDALTRVHGFRVPKGNYYLCDNGYANCEGFLAPYKSVRYHLKEWGALAARPQNARELFNLRHAKARNAKSTTSLQMVRAQKEDYSQNKEKSIKTTQQLPIDEKSLPDKQRQVPKIPTPISSDKCPVADSSSLLFNLAPRSVLPP